One Avibacterium avium genomic window carries:
- the mglA gene encoding galactose/methyl galactoside ABC transporter ATP-binding protein MglA codes for MTEHTPNTQEVLLTMTNVSKTFPGVKALDRANLTVRSHSVHALMGENGAGKSTLLKCLFGIYAKDEGEILFLNQPVNFKTSKEALENGISMVHQELNLVRQRNVMDNLWLGRYPLKGVFVDHAKMYRDTKAIFDELDIDVDPKEKVANLSVSQMQMIEIAKAFSYNAKIVIMDEPTSSLSEKEVEHLFKIIEKLKERGCGIIYISHKMDEIFKICDEITILRDGKWINTVPVKGSTMDEIVAMMVGRELTQRFPEKTNQPQEVILEVEHLTALNQPSIQDVSFQLRKGEILGIAGLVGAKRTDIVETIFGVRERKTGEIKLHGKTMKNRTALEAINNGFALVTEERRSTGIYANLNIEFNSLISNMKSYLGRLGLLSGEKMKSDTQWVIDAMNVKTPSHKTTIGSLSGGNQQKVVIGRWLLTQPEILMLDEPTRGIDIGAKFEIYQLIMELAKKDKGIIMISSEMPELLGVTDRILVMSNGKVAGIVETAKTSQEEILQLAAKYL; via the coding sequence ATGACAGAACACACACCAAATACCCAAGAAGTCTTGCTTACAATGACCAATGTAAGCAAAACCTTTCCGGGCGTTAAAGCTTTAGACCGGGCAAATCTCACCGTGCGTTCTCACTCAGTACACGCATTAATGGGGGAAAACGGTGCGGGCAAATCCACCTTGCTGAAATGCTTATTTGGCATTTATGCTAAAGACGAAGGTGAGATTCTCTTTTTAAATCAACCAGTTAATTTTAAAACATCAAAAGAAGCACTTGAAAATGGTATTTCAATGGTTCACCAAGAACTCAATCTTGTGCGCCAGCGTAATGTGATGGATAACCTTTGGCTTGGACGTTATCCACTAAAAGGTGTGTTTGTCGATCACGCCAAAATGTATCGTGACACCAAAGCCATTTTTGATGAATTGGATATTGATGTTGATCCTAAAGAAAAAGTGGCAAATCTCTCTGTTTCACAAATGCAAATGATTGAAATTGCAAAGGCTTTTTCTTATAACGCAAAAATTGTGATTATGGACGAACCCACTTCATCGCTATCTGAAAAAGAAGTGGAGCATTTATTTAAAATCATCGAAAAGCTCAAAGAACGCGGTTGTGGAATTATTTATATTTCGCACAAAATGGACGAAATTTTCAAAATTTGCGATGAAATTACCATTTTACGCGATGGCAAATGGATCAACACCGTGCCAGTCAAAGGCAGCACGATGGACGAAATTGTGGCAATGATGGTAGGGCGTGAACTTACGCAACGTTTCCCTGAAAAAACCAACCAGCCACAAGAAGTGATTTTAGAAGTGGAACACCTAACGGCACTGAACCAACCTTCTATTCAAGATGTCAGCTTCCAGCTTCGTAAAGGGGAAATTCTTGGCATCGCAGGACTTGTTGGGGCAAAACGGACAGACATTGTGGAAACCATTTTTGGCGTGCGTGAACGCAAAACGGGCGAGATCAAATTGCACGGAAAAACAATGAAAAATCGCACCGCACTTGAAGCCATTAATAACGGTTTTGCGTTGGTCACGGAAGAACGCCGTTCTACGGGGATTTATGCCAACCTAAATATTGAATTTAACTCATTGATTTCAAATATGAAATCCTATCTAGGTCGGCTTGGCCTACTAAGTGGTGAGAAAATGAAAAGCGACACCCAGTGGGTGATCGATGCAATGAACGTGAAAACGCCATCGCACAAAACTACCATAGGCTCGCTTTCGGGCGGAAACCAGCAAAAAGTGGTCATTGGCCGTTGGTTGCTCACTCAGCCTGAAATTTTAATGCTTGATGAACCCACACGCGGCATTGATATTGGGGCAAAATTTGAAATTTACCAACTGATTATGGAACTCGCTAAAAAGGACAAAGGCATTATTATGATTTCTTCTGAAATGCCAGAACTTCTAGGCGTAACCGACCGAATTTTGGTAATGAGTAACGGAAAAGTGGCGGGCATTGTTGAAACCGCAAAAACTTCGCAAGAAGAAATTCTGCAACTTGCAGCGAAATATCTCTAA
- the mglC gene encoding galactose/methyl galactoside ABC transporter permease MglC yields MSALKQNKSLDFLKQNAIYFVLLVLLGIIIMQDSSFLSLRNFSNILTQSSVRLIIALGVAGVLITQGTDLSAGRQVGLAAVISATLLQAMDNMNRVFPNLSEIPIPVVILTVCAVGAIIGLVNGIVIAYLNVTPFIATMGTMIIVYGINSLYYDAVGSSPIAGFNEQFSTFAQGFFRLGSFKLSYITIYAAICAVFVWVLWNKTRFGKNIFAIGGNPEAARVSGVNVTRNLVAIYMIAGVFYAFGGMLEAGRIGSATNNLGFMYELDAIAACVVGGVSFAGGVGTVLGVVTGVLIFTVINYGLTYIGVNPYWQYIIKGSIIIFAVAIDSLKYAKKK; encoded by the coding sequence ATGTCAGCTTTAAAACAAAATAAATCGCTAGATTTCCTTAAGCAAAATGCTATTTACTTTGTGCTGTTGGTACTTCTTGGCATTATCATTATGCAAGATTCCAGCTTTTTGAGTTTAAGAAATTTTAGTAATATTCTTACCCAATCTTCTGTGCGTTTAATCATCGCCCTTGGTGTGGCAGGCGTGCTGATTACGCAAGGGACAGACTTATCCGCAGGACGTCAAGTGGGGCTTGCCGCGGTAATTTCAGCCACATTGCTACAAGCAATGGATAATATGAATCGCGTTTTCCCAAATTTAAGTGAAATTCCTATTCCTGTGGTGATTCTTACCGTCTGTGCAGTGGGAGCAATTATTGGCTTAGTAAACGGGATCGTCATCGCTTATCTTAATGTAACGCCATTTATTGCCACAATGGGAACGATGATCATCGTGTACGGGATCAACTCGCTTTATTATGATGCGGTGGGCTCATCACCAATTGCAGGTTTTAACGAACAATTCTCTACCTTTGCGCAAGGCTTTTTCCGCTTAGGTAGCTTTAAACTTTCCTACATCACCATTTATGCGGCAATTTGTGCTGTGTTTGTGTGGGTGTTATGGAATAAAACACGCTTTGGTAAAAACATCTTTGCCATTGGTGGAAACCCAGAAGCGGCGCGTGTTTCAGGGGTAAACGTAACCCGTAATCTTGTGGCTATTTATATGATAGCAGGGGTATTCTATGCCTTTGGCGGTATGCTTGAAGCAGGGCGTATCGGTAGTGCCACTAATAACCTTGGTTTTATGTATGAACTTGATGCGATTGCCGCTTGTGTGGTGGGCGGCGTATCCTTCGCTGGTGGTGTAGGTACGGTGCTTGGTGTGGTAACTGGGGTATTGATTTTCACCGTAATCAACTATGGTTTAACCTACATTGGCGTAAACCCATACTGGCAATACATCATCAAGGGTAGCATTATCATCTTCGCCGTAGCCATTGACTCGCTTAAATACGCGAAGAAAAAATAA